A window of Meiothermus sp. Pnk-1 contains these coding sequences:
- a CDS encoding ATP-binding protein codes for MDALSTKQSKALEAAWEQAREGLVLFSEGRVSYLNPAAAAMLGVERERVTGRSLLLALRDHRLEVLCHLGGEATVEVRGHTLWAKADPAGCLLLWDKSEEKARQEALEEASRVLAHEFRTPVAGMLSLLDALLEGLPPHEAEEALEMIRHEAQRLSRLVEDLPLNRLPGQERTFPLGELRPRLERFLAPQMAERGSWITWEVAHTVRANPDAVYQALLNLLENALKYGPPGEIQVVSEEVLPQAGAGLSLRLEVRDHGHPLPDYEGLFRAGSRGVHAASVRGSGLGLALVRRLARSWGGEAYGRTWEAGQSRGNAFGLTFPGVRTETEGTAQPRQGGLVPG; via the coding sequence ATGGATGCGCTCAGCACCAAGCAGAGCAAGGCTTTAGAGGCGGCCTGGGAACAAGCCCGCGAGGGCTTGGTGCTGTTTAGCGAAGGGCGGGTCAGCTATCTAAACCCCGCCGCCGCCGCCATGCTCGGGGTGGAGCGCGAGCGGGTAACGGGCCGCTCTTTGCTGCTGGCCTTGCGCGATCACCGCCTAGAAGTGCTTTGCCACCTGGGCGGGGAGGCTACGGTGGAGGTGCGCGGCCACACCCTGTGGGCCAAGGCCGATCCGGCGGGCTGCTTGCTGCTATGGGATAAAAGCGAAGAAAAAGCCCGCCAGGAGGCCCTCGAGGAGGCCAGCCGGGTCCTGGCTCACGAGTTTCGCACCCCGGTGGCGGGGATGCTCTCCCTGCTCGATGCGCTGCTGGAGGGGTTGCCCCCGCACGAAGCCGAAGAGGCCCTGGAGATGATCCGGCACGAGGCCCAACGGCTCTCGAGGCTAGTCGAAGATCTGCCGCTCAACCGCCTGCCTGGGCAGGAGCGCACCTTCCCTCTCGGCGAGCTGCGGCCCCGCCTCGAGCGATTCCTGGCCCCTCAGATGGCGGAAAGGGGCTCTTGGATCACCTGGGAGGTTGCTCACACGGTGCGGGCCAACCCCGACGCGGTATATCAGGCGCTTTTGAACCTGCTGGAAAACGCCCTCAAGTACGGCCCTCCCGGGGAGATACAGGTGGTGAGCGAGGAAGTCTTACCCCAAGCTGGGGCTGGTCTTTCCCTGCGGCTCGAGGTGCGTGACCACGGCCACCCGCTCCCCGACTACGAAGGGCTATTCCGGGCCGGCAGCCGCGGCGTCCACGCCGCCAGCGTGAGGGGGAGCGGCCTGGGGCTGGCCCTAGTGCGCCGTCTGGCCAGAAGCTGGGGCGGAGAGGCCTATGGCCGTACTTGGGAGGCGGGGCAGAGCCGGGGAAATGCTTTCGGCCTGACCTTCCCGGGCGTCCGGACAGAAACCGAAGGCACAGCCCAACCACGGCAAGGCGGCTTGGTACCTGGCTAG
- a CDS encoding response regulator transcription factor, giving the protein MPKLLVIEDEPAVRMGLRLSLSRAGHQVLEAATATEAWEWLPQADLVVLDWMLPDEPGVRLLERLRRDGRYESLPVLMLTARAGEGDRVEGLTRGADDYLSKPFSTPELLARIQALLRRSGKSGRIERGGLILDLERHQANLDGQPLELTRREFDLLAFLARHPGRVYSREELLERVWGPEFMGTARTVDQHVAQLREKLREDPKLPRFLETLRGVGYRFRE; this is encoded by the coding sequence ATGCCGAAGCTTTTGGTGATCGAGGATGAACCTGCGGTACGGATGGGGTTGCGCCTATCCCTGAGCCGGGCCGGACACCAGGTTCTGGAAGCCGCCACCGCCACCGAAGCCTGGGAATGGCTACCTCAGGCCGATCTGGTGGTGCTGGACTGGATGCTGCCTGACGAGCCAGGGGTGCGGCTTCTGGAGCGCTTACGCCGCGACGGTCGCTACGAGAGCTTGCCGGTGCTGATGCTCACCGCCCGGGCTGGGGAAGGCGACCGGGTAGAGGGGCTCACCCGCGGGGCTGACGACTACCTGAGCAAGCCCTTCTCCACCCCCGAACTCTTAGCCCGCATCCAGGCCCTATTGCGCCGCAGCGGGAAGAGCGGCCGGATCGAGCGGGGCGGACTGATCCTGGACCTCGAGCGCCACCAAGCCAACCTGGACGGTCAGCCCCTCGAGCTCACCCGGCGCGAATTTGACCTGCTGGCCTTTTTGGCCCGTCACCCCGGCCGGGTCTACAGCCGTGAGGAACTGCTGGAGCGGGTCTGGGGGCCAGAGTTCATGGGCACCGCCCGCACCGTGGACCAGCACGTGGCCCAGCTGCGAGAGAAACTTCGCGAGGATCCCAAGCTGCCCCGCTTCCTCGAGACGCTGCGCGGGGTCGGCTACCGTTTCAGGGAGTAA